Proteins encoded in a region of the Triticum dicoccoides isolate Atlit2015 ecotype Zavitan chromosome 3A, WEW_v2.0, whole genome shotgun sequence genome:
- the LOC119269048 gene encoding uncharacterized protein LOC119269048, translating into METIRCCIACILPCGALDVVRIVHSNGRVEEISGPVLAGEIMKAYPKHVLRKPPSTCPADGGAGIVVQKPVILPPNAELQKGKIYFLMPVMAPAPDKPAAKPKAPAPAPPAAAPAPAARRRRRRKESAEAAAGGGNNAAAASLQSAGGEKERLLANERYLSEIMKEKASTARDRRRGRVAVWRPHLESITEDDL; encoded by the coding sequence ATGGAGACCATCCGGTGCTGCATCGCATGCATCCTGCCGTGCGGCGCCCTGGACGTGGTGCGCATCGTGCACTCCAACGGCCGGGTGGAGGAGATCAGCGGGCCCGTGCTCGCCGGCGAGATCATGAAGGCCTACCCCAAGCACGTCCTCCGGAAGCCGCCCTCCACCTGccccgccgacggcggcgccggtaTCGTCGTGCAGaagcccgtcatcctgccgcccaatGCCGAGCTGCAGAAGGGCAAGATCTACTTCCTCATGCCGGTCATGGCCCCGGCGCCGGACAAGCCCGCCGCCAAGCCCAAGGCGCCCGCGCCCGCTCCACCCGCGGCCGCGCCTGCGcccgcggcgaggaggcggcggaggaggaaggagtccgccgaggccgccgccggcggcggcaacAACGCGGCAGCGGCGTCCCTGCAGAGCGCGGGGGGCGAGAAGGAGCGGCTGCTGGCGAACGAGAGGTACCTGTCGGAGATCATGAAGGAGAAGGCGTCGACGGCCAGGGACCGGCGGCGCGGGCGCGTGGCCGTGTGGCGGCCGCACCTGGAGAGCATCACCGAGGATGACTTGTAA